One part of the Gammaproteobacteria bacterium genome encodes these proteins:
- a CDS encoding transporter substrate-binding domain-containing protein, producing MERQPKAHNLILFVFLLTVVVRFVESEPAPTLLEEIQVTGRLDVAMIGEPSQTGERPRGMRGFEHDLIELLADELGVEPHVVMVRNPGTGMAFEMVHRGEASLAAGGLSPDDRVAYSFRFSPPYFEFTPQLVYLKGNGPPGSLENIDITAVAVGSYPAYSRDLGKLQADDPQLDRRTFDNIAVLEQVWRGNARYAVAGSHDVLYGHRFFPGLRVAFELSDPFPLAWAFPRTIDDSIFRAASEFLENASVDGGMQILMDRRFGHVKGFGDASSLTFLHRIDQRLPSSEDLISAPRFSCKGLAKNLGNSIGSKPTAAILPSSLWRRLGFCEDTS from the coding sequence ATGGAAAGACAACCGAAGGCGCACAACCTGATCCTCTTCGTGTTCCTGCTTACGGTCGTCGTCCGGTTCGTCGAGTCGGAACCCGCGCCGACCCTGCTGGAGGAGATTCAGGTCACGGGAAGGCTCGATGTTGCAATGATCGGCGAACCGTCACAGACCGGGGAACGGCCAAGGGGGATGCGGGGCTTTGAACACGACCTTATCGAACTCTTAGCCGACGAACTCGGGGTCGAACCCCATGTCGTCATGGTCCGCAATCCGGGTACGGGTATGGCATTTGAGATGGTGCACCGGGGAGAGGCGTCCCTGGCGGCGGGCGGACTCTCTCCGGACGATCGCGTCGCGTATTCCTTTCGGTTCAGCCCGCCCTACTTCGAATTCACGCCACAGCTCGTCTACCTCAAGGGCAACGGACCACCCGGCTCGCTTGAGAACATCGACATAACGGCGGTCGCGGTGGGAAGCTATCCGGCCTATTCCAGGGACCTGGGCAAACTACAGGCAGACGACCCACAACTGGACCGGCGCACCTTTGACAACATCGCCGTACTGGAGCAGGTTTGGCGCGGAAACGCCAGGTATGCCGTCGCCGGCTCCCACGACGTACTTTACGGGCACCGGTTCTTTCCGGGCCTCAGGGTGGCATTCGAGCTATCGGATCCTTTTCCCCTCGCCTGGGCCTTTCCCAGAACGATCGATGACAGCATTTTCCGCGCGGCGTCGGAATTTCTGGAGAACGCTTCCGTGGACGGCGGGATGCAGATCCTGATGGACCGTCGCTTCGGTCATGTAAAGGGGTTCGGGGACGCGAGTTCGCTGACCTTTCTACACCGGATCGATCAGCGCCTGCCAAGTTCAGAGGACCTGATCTCGGCCCCGCGGTTTTCTTGTAAGGGTCTGGCGAAAAACCTCGGGAATTCAATCGGAAGCAAGCCAACTGCGGCGATTCTGCCGAGCAGCCTTTGGCGGAGGCTTGGATTTTGCGAAGATACCAGT